From Watersipora subatra chromosome 8, tzWatSuba1.1, whole genome shotgun sequence, a single genomic window includes:
- the LOC137401521 gene encoding uncharacterized protein, which translates to MLTVAAGNVVVADPPNKRLTIYSLTGKTLRNVSCPLLSNNEVSICAGHGDDVIIADYKTRKVFRFNIATGNVMWTFTHPDHPQGLVCYGDYILAAAYRSKIIHTLSYTTGEKVSEMRDDSISVFYNPIYSLSVSANTLVVPLWRPKTMLFYKLSEK; encoded by the exons ATGCTGACTGTagcagcaggtaatgtagtggttGCTGATCCTCCTAACAAGAGACTAACTATTTATTCTCTCACTGGTAAGACTCTGCGTAACGTCAGCTGCCCCCTTCTGAGTAATAATGAGGTCTCGATATGCGCTGGACAtggtgatgatgtcatcattGCTGACTATAAGACAAGGAAAGTCTTCAGATTTAACATCGCCACTGGGAATGTCATGTGGACTTTCACCCATCCTGATCATCCACAAGGTCTGGTGTGCTATGGAGACTACATACTGGCAGCTGCATACCGCAGCAAAATCATCCACACACTCAGCTATACTACAG GTGAGAAAGTATCAGAGATGAGAGATGATAGTATTAGTGTTTTCTACAACCCTATCTATAGCCTGAGTGTTAGTGCTAACACCTTGGTGGTACCTCTGTGGCGGCCCAAAACGATGCTCTTCTATAAACTGAGTGAGAAATAA